Proteins from one Arsenophonus apicola genomic window:
- a CDS encoding AraC family transcriptional regulator produces MKKIRHRLEPNIIEPKFIVFRNNEWLGDTECQLHRHSFGQLIYVVKGVIEMQVATQHYIAPPEFCIWIPCGVEHATYNKKSVKFNILDICQTVSHVLCKKTCIIRQTPIFHTILLDFYARNITQPTSAEDIRLANVLIDQLKRSPIQKTYLPASKDKFLAPILAQLQQNPADNTALAIWAKRVYTSERTLSRRCQQELGMSFSEWRQRLRFLHAIMKLEQGQTVQQVAFDVGYSSASAFITMFQQISGTTPERFRQKSDAEQTSC; encoded by the coding sequence ATGAAAAAAATTAGACATAGACTTGAGCCTAATATTATTGAGCCAAAATTTATAGTTTTTCGGAATAATGAATGGTTAGGTGATACTGAGTGTCAATTACATCGCCATAGCTTTGGCCAATTAATTTATGTAGTGAAAGGTGTGATAGAGATGCAAGTGGCTACGCAGCATTATATTGCGCCCCCGGAATTTTGTATCTGGATCCCATGCGGTGTTGAACATGCCACTTACAACAAAAAAAGTGTTAAGTTTAATATATTAGATATTTGTCAAACAGTTAGTCATGTTTTATGTAAAAAAACCTGTATTATTCGTCAAACACCTATTTTTCATACCATATTATTAGATTTTTATGCGCGTAACATAACCCAACCAACAAGCGCAGAAGATATTCGCTTAGCTAATGTATTGATTGATCAATTAAAACGTTCACCTATTCAAAAGACCTATTTACCCGCCAGTAAAGATAAATTTTTAGCGCCTATTTTAGCGCAATTACAACAAAATCCAGCAGATAATACCGCTTTAGCGATATGGGCCAAGCGGGTTTATACCTCAGAACGTACCTTGTCACGTCGTTGTCAGCAGGAACTGGGGATGTCATTTAGTGAGTGGCGCCAGCGGTTACGTTTTTTACATGCCATAATGAAATTGGAGCAAGGACAGACTGTTCAACAAGTGGCTTTTGATGTCGGTTATAGTTCTGCATCAGCATTTATTACCATGTTTCAACAGATTTCAGGCACAACACCAGAACGCTTTCGCCAAAAAAGTGACGCTGAGCAAACCAGTTGTTAG
- the pdxB gene encoding 4-phosphoerythronate dehydrogenase PdxB codes for MKILVDENMPYATQLFATLGEVKAVSGRSISSSQLATADALMVRSVTQVNEVLLKESKVKFVGTATAGFDHVDRQWLAQAGIAFSAAPGCNAIAVVEYVFSALLLLAERDGFDLREKTVGIVGVGNVGSRLNARLKAWGVNTLLCDPPRAEAAVNSEQFWSLEKLVSQADILTFHTPLNRSGRYSSYHLLNEELLAAMPAGRILLNTSRGAVVDNQALLKALENGKKIDVILDVWEHEPSLSLPLLAKTRIGTPHIAGYSLEGKARGTTQIFAAFSQFLGQEAQIKLADLLPIAEFNEITFRGELTQANLKRLVHLVYDVRRDDAPLRKVAHLVGEFDHLRKYYPERREWSSLKVSCDNVDAANILKMLGFNSKLI; via the coding sequence GTGAAAATATTGGTTGATGAAAATATGCCTTACGCAACTCAATTGTTTGCAACATTAGGTGAAGTTAAGGCAGTTTCTGGGCGATCAATCTCATCGTCACAGCTAGCAACAGCAGATGCTTTAATGGTGCGTTCTGTTACTCAAGTCAATGAAGTATTACTTAAAGAGAGTAAGGTAAAGTTTGTTGGTACTGCAACAGCCGGATTTGATCATGTTGATAGGCAATGGTTAGCGCAAGCGGGTATCGCTTTTTCTGCTGCACCGGGTTGTAATGCGATCGCGGTGGTAGAGTATGTTTTTTCCGCTTTGTTGTTACTGGCTGAACGTGATGGTTTTGATTTGCGAGAAAAAACAGTCGGTATTGTTGGAGTTGGCAATGTTGGCAGTCGTCTTAATGCACGTTTAAAGGCTTGGGGCGTGAATACATTACTTTGTGATCCGCCTCGGGCAGAGGCAGCTGTTAATAGCGAACAATTTTGGTCACTAGAAAAACTAGTTAGTCAGGCGGATATCTTAACTTTTCATACCCCTTTAAATAGATCTGGCCGCTATTCATCTTATCATTTATTAAATGAAGAGTTGCTAGCTGCCATGCCGGCGGGACGTATTTTGCTAAATACTAGCCGCGGGGCTGTTGTTGATAATCAAGCATTATTAAAAGCCTTAGAAAATGGTAAGAAAATCGACGTGATATTGGATGTTTGGGAACATGAGCCCTCTCTTTCCTTACCTTTGTTAGCTAAAACTCGCATTGGCACGCCACATATTGCCGGTTATTCTCTAGAAGGTAAAGCGCGTGGTACTACTCAGATTTTTGCCGCATTTAGCCAGTTTTTAGGCCAAGAGGCGCAAATTAAACTAGCTGATTTATTACCTATTGCAGAGTTTAATGAGATTACCTTTCGCGGTGAATTAACCCAGGCAAATTTAAAACGTTTAGTACATTTAGTTTATGATGTTCGTCGTGATGATGCGCCATTAAGAAAAGTTGCTCATCTTGTTGGCGAATTTGATCATTTACGCAAATATTATCCAGAACGCCGTGAATGGTCATCGCTAAAGGTCAGTTGTGATAATGTCGATGCCGCTAACATATTAAAAATGCTGGGTTTCAATAGTAAATTAATTTGA
- a CDS encoding aspartate-semialdehyde dehydrogenase, protein MTEGWSIALLGVTGAVGEAVLSLLQERQFPVGELFLLASENIVGESIRFNGKQHSVMDAQLFDWTQAQIAFFVAGTAASARYAEQAAQEGCIVIDSSGLFALEPDIPLVVPNVNPHVLADYRNRNIVAIADSYVSQLLVAIKPLINVAGIQRLILTNLCSVSVHGKSAVDELAGQSARLLNGLPVNNDRFAKQLAFNLLPLLSDIEGSVPQERCLVDQVRKILQNDGLSIVVSCIQAPVFYGNAQVVHVETLRPMTVQEAWQEIAQFDDIQLVGEDNFPTQVTDASGSDQLSIGCMRNDYGAPEILQFWSVADNTRFGGARMLIETAEQLVQEQYY, encoded by the coding sequence ATGACAGAAGGTTGGAGTATTGCACTATTAGGCGTTACCGGCGCGGTCGGTGAAGCCGTATTGAGTTTATTACAAGAGCGCCAGTTCCCTGTTGGTGAGTTATTTCTATTAGCTAGTGAAAATATTGTCGGAGAAAGTATCCGTTTTAATGGAAAACAACACTCTGTCATGGATGCACAGTTATTTGATTGGACACAGGCACAAATCGCTTTTTTTGTTGCCGGTACAGCAGCATCTGCGCGTTATGCAGAGCAGGCGGCACAAGAGGGTTGTATAGTCATTGATAGTAGTGGTTTATTTGCGCTAGAACCGGATATTCCATTAGTCGTACCTAATGTTAATCCTCATGTGCTGGCTGATTATCGTAACCGTAATATTGTTGCCATTGCTGATAGTTATGTCAGTCAATTGTTAGTCGCCATTAAACCGCTAATCAATGTTGCCGGTATTCAACGTTTAATCTTAACCAATTTATGTTCAGTTTCAGTGCATGGTAAAAGTGCAGTGGATGAATTGGCCGGTCAAAGTGCCCGATTATTAAACGGTTTACCCGTTAATAATGACCGTTTTGCTAAACAGTTAGCATTTAATCTATTACCCTTACTAAGTGATATTGAAGGTTCTGTCCCACAAGAGCGCTGTTTAGTTGATCAAGTGCGTAAAATTTTACAGAATGATGGATTATCGATAGTTGTCAGTTGCATACAAGCGCCGGTTTTTTATGGTAATGCACAAGTGGTTCATGTGGAAACATTACGTCCAATGACCGTGCAAGAAGCCTGGCAAGAAATTGCTCAATTTGATGATATTCAGTTAGTTGGCGAAGATAACTTTCCAACTCAGGTAACCGATGCTTCAGGTAGTGATCAATTAAGTATCGGTTGTATGCGTAATGATTATGGCGCACCTGAGATATTACAGTTTTGGTCGGTAGCCGATAATACCCGGTTTGGCGGTGCTCGAATGTTAATAGAAACTGCGGAGCAATTAGTGCAGGAGCAATATTATTAA
- the truA gene encoding tRNA pseudouridine(38-40) synthase TruA produces the protein MLEKQPSLPMTKIALGIEYDGSHYYGWQRQQQVKSIQACLEFALTKVANESIQVCCAGRTDAGVHATGQVIHFETSVIRKDSAWTMGVNSHLPADIAVRWSKVVEPDFHARFSATARRYRYIIFNHRYRPAILAAGVTHYHAPLDAERMHIAAQALVGEQDFTSFRAIQCQSKSPWRNIKHVHVNRYGDYIVVDIKANAFVHHMVRNIVGSLLVIGCGEQDISWIAELLVLKDRTKAAATAKAEGLYLVAVDYPSKYKLPKTTVGPLFLPE, from the coding sequence ATGTTGGAAAAGCAACCTTCTTTGCCGATGACTAAAATTGCCTTAGGCATTGAGTATGATGGTAGCCATTATTATGGTTGGCAGCGACAACAACAGGTAAAAAGTATCCAAGCTTGTTTGGAGTTTGCGCTTACTAAGGTTGCGAATGAGTCCATCCAAGTCTGTTGCGCTGGACGCACTGATGCGGGGGTGCATGCAACAGGCCAAGTGATCCATTTTGAAACTTCTGTGATACGTAAAGACTCTGCCTGGACAATGGGTGTTAATAGCCATTTACCTGCTGACATTGCCGTACGTTGGAGCAAAGTTGTTGAACCGGATTTTCATGCTCGTTTTAGTGCCACCGCGCGTCGATATCGTTATATTATTTTTAATCACCGATACCGACCAGCGATATTAGCCGCAGGCGTCACTCACTATCATGCACCTCTAGATGCTGAAAGAATGCATATTGCTGCTCAGGCCTTGGTTGGTGAGCAGGATTTTACTTCATTTAGAGCTATTCAGTGTCAATCTAAATCGCCTTGGCGTAATATAAAGCATGTTCATGTCAACCGTTATGGTGACTATATTGTGGTTGATATCAAAGCCAATGCCTTTGTTCATCATATGGTACGCAATATTGTTGGTAGTTTGCTGGTGATAGGCTGCGGTGAGCAGGATATTAGCTGGATAGCCGAGCTTTTAGTATTGAAAGATAGAACTAAAGCGGCGGCAACTGCAAAAGCAGAAGGGCTTTATTTAGTTGCTGTCGATTATCCGTCAAAATATAAATTACCTAAAACGACCGTAGGACCACTTTTTTTACCAGAATAA
- a CDS encoding DedA family protein has protein sequence MEFITFIIDFIIHIDLHLAELVAKYGIWLYAILFLIVFCETGLIVTPFLPGDSLLFVAGALTALESNDLNVHLMVVLIIIAAIIGDAVNYTIGRLFGERLFRNPNSKIFRRVYLEKTHQSYEKHGGKAIILARFIPIIRTFAPFVAGMGKMSYRHFAFYNVAGALLWVLLFTYAGYFFGDLPIVQQNLKLLIVAIILISILPGIIEIWRYRRASIKEKQVVKPKE, from the coding sequence ATGGAATTTATTACTTTTATTATTGATTTTATTATACACATCGATCTTCATTTAGCTGAATTAGTTGCTAAGTATGGCATTTGGCTATATGCCATTTTATTTTTGATAGTATTTTGTGAAACTGGACTCATTGTTACGCCTTTTTTACCGGGTGACTCACTATTATTTGTGGCTGGGGCATTAACGGCATTGGAGAGTAATGATCTAAACGTTCATTTAATGGTAGTATTAATAATTATTGCTGCGATTATTGGTGATGCGGTTAATTATACTATTGGTCGCTTATTCGGCGAGCGTCTATTTCGTAATCCCAATTCAAAAATTTTTCGCCGGGTCTATTTGGAAAAAACGCATCAATCTTATGAAAAACATGGCGGTAAAGCGATTATTTTAGCTAGATTTATACCTATTATTAGAACGTTTGCTCCATTTGTCGCAGGGATGGGAAAAATGTCGTATCGGCATTTTGCTTTTTATAATGTGGCCGGGGCTTTATTATGGGTTCTATTATTTACTTATGCGGGTTACTTTTTTGGCGATTTGCCAATTGTTCAGCAGAATTTAAAATTATTAATTGTGGCAATTATTTTAATTTCTATTCTGCCGGGTATTATTGAGATTTGGCGCTATCGTCGAGCATCAATTAAGGAAAAACAGGTTGTTAAACCAAAAGAATAG
- the accD gene encoding acetyl-CoA carboxylase, carboxyltransferase subunit beta — MSWIEKILNKSNITQTRKASIPEGVWTKCDSCGQVLYRAELESNLAVCPKCDHHMRISARQRLASFLDEGTTAELGSELEPKDILKFRDSKKYKDRISAAQKATHEKDALIVMKGTLKGMPVIAAAFEFAFMGGSMASVVGARFVRAVEQALEDNCPLVCFSASGGARMQEALMSLMQMAKTSAALAKMQERGLPYISVLTDPTMGGVSASLAMLGDINVAEPKALIGFAGPRVIEQTVREKLPAGFQRSEFLIEKGAIDMIVRRPEMRDKLAELLAMLTHQTVQDESQIDVITLVDDDLEPPYREKPEIDNKSDQK; from the coding sequence ATGAGCTGGATTGAAAAGATTCTTAATAAAAGCAATATTACCCAGACCCGTAAAGCGAGTATCCCAGAAGGGGTCTGGACAAAATGTGATAGCTGCGGGCAAGTGCTCTATCGTGCTGAATTAGAAAGTAATTTAGCCGTATGTCCAAAATGTGATCATCATATGCGTATTTCGGCCCGTCAACGTCTGGCTTCTTTTCTTGATGAAGGAACCACGGCAGAATTAGGTAGTGAATTAGAACCGAAAGATATTTTGAAATTTCGGGATTCAAAGAAATACAAAGATCGCATATCAGCGGCACAAAAAGCGACACATGAAAAAGATGCTTTAATTGTGATGAAAGGCACGCTTAAAGGTATGCCGGTTATCGCGGCAGCTTTTGAATTTGCTTTTATGGGTGGCTCAATGGCGTCGGTTGTTGGTGCACGTTTTGTACGTGCGGTTGAGCAAGCACTGGAAGATAATTGTCCACTGGTTTGTTTTTCTGCCAGTGGTGGTGCTCGTATGCAAGAAGCATTAATGTCGTTGATGCAAATGGCAAAGACTAGTGCAGCACTGGCGAAGATGCAGGAGCGAGGGCTTCCCTATATTTCAGTACTTACCGATCCAACCATGGGTGGAGTATCAGCAAGTTTAGCCATGTTAGGGGATATTAATGTTGCCGAACCGAAAGCGCTAATTGGCTTTGCAGGGCCTCGAGTTATTGAGCAAACAGTACGTGAAAAATTGCCAGCTGGTTTTCAACGTAGTGAATTTCTGATTGAAAAAGGCGCGATTGATATGATTGTCAGACGGCCTGAAATGCGGGATAAATTAGCTGAATTACTGGCTATGTTAACTCATCAAACCGTTCAAGACGAAAGTCAAATCGATGTTATTACCTTAGTTGACGATGATCTGGAGCCACCCTATCGTGAGAAACCCGAAATTGATAACAAATCCGATCAAAAATGA
- the folC gene encoding bifunctional tetrahydrofolate synthase/dihydrofolate synthase, with protein MSDPLMIPEASSSLASWLTYLTNQHSKIIDMGLERVGIVARQLDLLHPAPKVVTVAGTNGKGTTCHTLESILIEAGLKVGVYSSPHLLDYTERVRIQGETLPEEEFCRVFADIESKRGTTTLTYFEYGTLAALQLFKQAKLDVVILEVGLGGRLDATNIVDANIAAITSIALDHIDWLGSDREQIGYEKAGIFRSGRYAVVGEPDMPKSINEVAQAVGAKLFRCGVDWQFAPQNDHWDWQSLEHNFKQLPLPNVPLANAATALAIIDCLIKEGDAISQAISLQAIHRGLIKAKLPGRFQIISQQPCVILDVAHNPHAAAYLADRLSGLPKQENTKVHAVVAMLADKDIKSTLSYLAPQVDKWYLASLSVIRGAGAEQLAQYVDSPYQFDTVKDAWLQAMAAANEQDIVVVCGSFHTVAEVMELQTKEESLSGQ; from the coding sequence ATATCTGATCCCTTGATGATACCAGAGGCGTCTTCTTCTTTAGCCAGCTGGTTAACTTATTTAACCAATCAGCATAGTAAAATTATCGATATGGGGTTGGAGCGAGTTGGTATCGTTGCTCGGCAATTGGATCTTTTGCATCCTGCACCGAAAGTGGTTACGGTTGCTGGAACAAATGGTAAAGGAACCACTTGCCATACACTGGAATCTATTTTAATTGAAGCCGGATTAAAAGTCGGCGTTTATAGCTCTCCACACCTGTTAGATTATACAGAGCGTGTCAGGATCCAAGGTGAGACGTTGCCTGAAGAGGAGTTTTGCCGTGTTTTTGCTGATATTGAATCTAAACGCGGCACAACTACGCTGACCTATTTTGAATATGGCACCTTAGCTGCGTTGCAATTATTTAAACAAGCTAAACTTGATGTGGTTATTTTAGAAGTCGGATTGGGTGGCCGGTTAGATGCAACCAATATTGTGGATGCGAATATTGCTGCGATCACCAGTATTGCACTGGATCACATTGATTGGCTGGGTAGTGATCGTGAACAGATTGGCTATGAAAAAGCCGGAATTTTTCGTTCAGGGCGCTATGCGGTTGTGGGTGAGCCGGATATGCCAAAGTCGATTAATGAGGTAGCGCAAGCCGTTGGCGCAAAGTTATTTCGTTGTGGGGTAGATTGGCAATTTGCGCCACAAAATGATCATTGGGATTGGCAATCTCTTGAGCACAATTTTAAGCAGTTACCTTTGCCAAATGTCCCATTGGCCAATGCTGCCACAGCATTGGCAATTATTGATTGTTTAATCAAAGAGGGTGATGCCATTAGTCAGGCCATATCATTGCAGGCTATTCACCGGGGATTAATCAAGGCAAAATTACCAGGCCGTTTTCAAATTATTAGCCAGCAACCTTGTGTAATTTTAGATGTTGCCCATAATCCTCATGCGGCGGCTTATTTAGCTGATAGACTCTCTGGCTTGCCCAAACAGGAAAATACTAAAGTCCATGCTGTTGTTGCTATGTTAGCCGATAAAGATATAAAAAGTACTTTATCTTATCTGGCTCCTCAAGTTGATAAATGGTATCTCGCTTCATTAAGTGTCATACGCGGCGCTGGTGCTGAACAATTAGCACAATATGTTGATTCACCTTACCAATTTGATACGGTTAAAGATGCCTGGTTGCAGGCCATGGCGGCAGCTAACGAACAGGATATTGTAGTGGTTTGTGGCTCGTTTCATACTGTCGCTGAAGTTATGGAACTGCAAACAAAAGAGGAAAGCTTAAGTGGCCAGTAA
- the dedD gene encoding cell division protein DedD produces MASKFQNRLVGTIVIVAVGVIILPVLLDGNKKYNETEFAAIPLVPKASDEYEIEPIAPINPKPLVTPSESAAQAMISAAISDSKAKIADSQSTQQQTKSKAAAKVEKSALEPEQNTKSNEKTQAPQGRAYVIQLGVLKNAAKVEEIIARLRLSGYQVYTEPTIPVNGQLTRIFIGPNASREKLQSSLPELKDLTGLQGQIRSYKP; encoded by the coding sequence GTGGCCAGTAAGTTTCAAAACCGTTTGGTGGGAACGATTGTTATTGTTGCAGTTGGCGTTATTATATTACCGGTATTATTGGATGGTAATAAGAAATATAATGAGACTGAATTTGCAGCGATCCCTTTGGTGCCTAAAGCCAGCGATGAATATGAAATTGAACCTATTGCGCCAATTAATCCTAAACCACTAGTGACACCTTCAGAAAGCGCTGCACAAGCAATGATTTCTGCAGCCATTTCTGATTCAAAAGCCAAAATAGCAGATAGCCAGTCCACTCAACAACAAACAAAATCAAAAGCCGCAGCCAAAGTTGAAAAATCAGCGTTGGAGCCAGAACAAAATACTAAATCGAATGAGAAAACCCAAGCGCCACAGGGACGGGCTTATGTCATTCAATTGGGCGTATTGAAAAATGCAGCAAAAGTGGAAGAGATTATTGCCAGATTACGTTTATCTGGCTATCAGGTCTACACTGAACCCACAATACCGGTTAATGGTCAATTGACACGAATTTTTATTGGCCCGAATGCGTCGAGAGAAAAATTGCAGTCCAGTTTGCCGGAATTGAAAGATTTAACCGGCTTACAAGGTCAAATACGCAGTTATAAACCTTAA
- the cvpA gene encoding colicin V production protein has protein sequence MVWIDYAIIAIIGFSALVSLIRGFVREALSLITWGCAFFVASQFYSYLATYLTRFDDPLIRNGIAIAILFIATLIVGAVVNYVISSLVERTGLSGTDRVLGVCFGVLRGILIVSAILFFLDTFTPLPKSEDWQRSELIPQFSHIIRWFFDYLKNASSFLPESITPLG, from the coding sequence ATGGTTTGGATTGATTACGCTATTATTGCCATTATTGGTTTTTCTGCTTTAGTTAGTTTAATTCGTGGTTTTGTACGAGAAGCTTTGTCTCTGATTACCTGGGGTTGTGCTTTTTTTGTTGCTAGCCAATTCTATTCTTATCTGGCGACTTATCTGACTCGTTTTGACGATCCGCTGATCAGAAATGGTATTGCCATTGCGATCTTATTTATCGCAACGTTAATTGTAGGTGCTGTAGTCAATTATGTGATTAGTTCGTTAGTTGAGAGAACTGGATTATCAGGTACAGATCGTGTGTTAGGCGTCTGTTTTGGCGTATTGCGCGGTATATTAATTGTGTCGGCAATTTTGTTTTTTCTAGATACTTTTACACCCCTGCCAAAAAGTGAAGATTGGCAACGTTCTGAATTGATACCCCAATTTAGTCATATTATTAGATGGTTTTTTGATTATTTAAAAAATGCATCAAGTTTTTTACCGGAAAGTATTACTCCGCTTGGCTGA
- the purF gene encoding amidophosphoribosyltransferase, which translates to MCGIVGIAGFTPVNQSIYDALTVLQHRGQDAAGIATIDENKQFRLRKSNGLVKDVFAARHMLRLRGKMGIGHVRYPTAGSSSASEAQPFYVNSPFGITLTHNGNLTNAHELRKTLFETARRHVNTSSDSEILLNVLAHELDQFAHFPLTAENIFTAIGAMHNKVRGAYACVAMIIGHGLVAFRDPFGIRPLVLGKRTLEGGQNEYMVASESVALDTLGFEFLRDVAPGEAIYITEQGQLFSRQCAENPQLTPCLFEFVYLARPDSFIDKISVNKARLRMGQKLGAKIARQWQDLDIDVVIPIPETSCDSALEIAYILGKPYRQGFVKNRYVGRTFIMPGQQERRKSVRRKLNVNRAEFRDKNVLLVDDSIVRGTTSEQIVELAREAGAKKVYFASASPEVRFPNVYGIDMPSANELIAHGREVDEIRQLIGADDLIFQDLSDLIAAVREENPDISTFESSVFNGIYVTKDIDQTYLDYLENLRKDDQLKEHNEIENLEIYNEG; encoded by the coding sequence ATGTGCGGTATTGTCGGTATTGCTGGTTTCACACCAGTTAACCAATCAATTTATGATGCGCTAACAGTGCTTCAGCATCGTGGGCAAGATGCTGCAGGTATTGCGACGATTGATGAAAATAAGCAATTTCGTCTACGTAAATCAAATGGCTTAGTAAAAGATGTGTTTGCTGCTCGCCATATGCTACGTTTGCGGGGCAAAATGGGGATTGGCCATGTGCGTTACCCAACCGCCGGTAGCTCCAGCGCTTCCGAAGCACAACCTTTTTATGTTAATTCACCTTTTGGCATTACATTAACCCATAATGGTAATTTGACTAATGCACATGAATTAAGAAAAACGCTATTTGAAACGGCCCGTCGTCATGTAAATACTTCTTCTGATTCAGAAATCCTACTCAATGTCCTGGCTCATGAACTGGATCAATTTGCTCATTTTCCCCTGACAGCAGAAAATATTTTTACTGCTATTGGTGCAATGCATAACAAAGTTCGCGGTGCTTATGCTTGTGTTGCGATGATTATTGGTCATGGTTTAGTGGCGTTTCGTGACCCGTTTGGTATTCGCCCTTTGGTGCTTGGTAAGCGCACATTGGAAGGCGGCCAAAATGAGTATATGGTTGCTTCGGAAAGTGTCGCTTTAGATACCCTTGGTTTTGAATTTTTGCGTGATGTAGCACCAGGGGAAGCAATTTATATTACTGAACAGGGGCAACTTTTTTCCCGTCAATGTGCAGAAAATCCACAGCTAACCCCTTGTCTATTTGAGTTTGTCTATTTAGCCAGACCCGATTCTTTTATTGATAAAATATCGGTTAATAAAGCTCGTTTGCGGATGGGGCAAAAATTGGGTGCCAAAATTGCTCGCCAATGGCAGGATTTGGATATTGATGTTGTGATCCCCATCCCTGAAACTTCTTGTGATAGCGCGCTAGAAATCGCCTATATTTTGGGTAAACCTTATCGCCAAGGATTTGTTAAAAATCGTTATGTGGGGCGCACTTTTATCATGCCGGGGCAGCAAGAGCGACGTAAGTCGGTACGTCGTAAGCTGAATGTTAATCGAGCCGAATTCCGCGATAAAAATGTTTTATTAGTGGATGATTCTATTGTGCGCGGAACCACTTCTGAACAGATTGTTGAGTTAGCGCGCGAAGCAGGAGCTAAAAAGGTCTATTTTGCTTCGGCATCACCAGAAGTTCGTTTCCCCAATGTGTATGGCATTGATATGCCGTCGGCTAATGAGTTGATTGCCCATGGGCGTGAAGTGGATGAAATTCGTCAACTTATTGGTGCCGATGATTTAATTTTCCAGGATCTTTCTGATTTAATTGCCGCTGTTAGAGAGGAAAATCCAGATATTTCCACTTTCGAAAGTTCGGTCTTTAATGGTATTTATGTCACGAAAGATATTGATCAAACTTATCTGGACTATCTGGAAAATCTCCGTAAGGATGATCAATTAAAAGAACATAATGAAATTGAAAATTTAGAAATTTACAATGAAGGCTAA
- a CDS encoding UbiX family flavin prenyltransferase produces the protein MQRIIIGLTGASGAIYGIRLLEVLRSVADVETHLIVSAAAKQTLALETTYSLRDVQAMADVVYDNRDIAAAISSGSFITSGMIIMPCSIKTLSGIANSYNDTLIARAADVILKEKRKLILGVRETPLHLGHLRLMMNVIEIGAIIFPPMPAFYHQPQTIQDIVDQTVNRVLDQYGITLPQTLFTRWQNVK, from the coding sequence ATGCAGAGAATAATTATCGGACTCACAGGCGCCAGTGGTGCGATTTATGGTATTCGATTACTTGAAGTTTTACGTTCTGTTGCTGACGTTGAAACCCATTTAATTGTTAGCGCAGCCGCCAAGCAGACGTTAGCATTGGAAACCACTTATAGTCTACGTGATGTTCAAGCAATGGCTGATGTTGTTTATGATAATAGGGATATTGCTGCGGCCATTTCTTCAGGTTCATTTATTACTTCCGGTATGATTATTATGCCGTGCTCAATAAAAACCTTATCTGGTATTGCTAATAGTTACAACGATACCTTAATTGCGCGCGCGGCTGATGTGATTTTGAAAGAGAAGCGTAAATTGATTTTGGGTGTCAGAGAAACACCTTTACATCTAGGCCATTTGAGATTAATGATGAATGTTATAGAGATTGGTGCGATAATTTTTCCACCGATGCCAGCTTTTTATCATCAGCCCCAAACAATACAGGATATTGTCGATCAAACTGTCAATCGTGTATTAGATCAGTATGGTATCACTTTACCCCAAACTTTGTTTACTCGCTGGCAGAATGTTAAGTAA